A stretch of Natronococcus sp. CG52 DNA encodes these proteins:
- a CDS encoding helix-turn-helix domain-containing protein, which produces MMEQQLTTEPLESIPAELESPQGKLVYLYLDATGGATATDLNEALAMKKIAVLSILNSLSGQGLVEKDGDVYVPRD; this is translated from the coding sequence ATGATGGAACAGCAACTCACCACCGAACCGCTCGAATCGATCCCCGCCGAACTCGAGTCCCCGCAGGGGAAACTCGTCTACCTCTACCTCGACGCTACCGGAGGTGCGACGGCGACCGACCTGAACGAGGCGCTGGCGATGAAGAAGATCGCGGTCCTCTCGATCCTCAACTCGCTCTCGGGACAGGGTCTCGTCGAGAAGGACGGCGACGTGTACGTTCCGCGCGACTGA
- a CDS encoding 50S ribosomal protein L16 — MSDKPASMYREISKPAYTRREYITGIPGSKIAQHKMGDVSADPEDYPVQISLVTEEEVQIRHGSLEASRLSANRYMLKNAGEGNYKMILRKFPHHVIRENKQATGAGADRVSDGMRQSFGKIVGTAARIGAGERIFTIWCDLDDAEFAKEAFRRAYNKISPPCRIVVEKGEEKLVA; from the coding sequence ATGTCAGACAAACCTGCCTCAATGTACCGGGAGATCAGTAAGCCGGCCTACACGCGCCGCGAGTACATTACTGGGATCCCCGGTTCGAAGATTGCGCAGCACAAGATGGGCGACGTCAGCGCCGATCCCGAGGATTACCCGGTTCAGATCAGCCTCGTCACCGAAGAGGAGGTCCAGATCCGTCACGGGAGCCTCGAGGCCTCGCGCCTCTCTGCGAACCGCTACATGCTGAAGAACGCCGGCGAGGGCAACTACAAGATGATCCTCCGGAAGTTCCCCCACCACGTCATCCGAGAGAATAAGCAGGCGACGGGTGCGGGTGCAGACCGCGTTTCCGACGGGATGCGACAGTCCTTCGGGAAGATCGTCGGCACCGCCGCGCGAATCGGCGCGGGCGAGCGCATCTTCACGATCTGGTGTGACCTCGACGACGCCGAGTTCGCGAAGGAAGCGTTCCGCCGCGCGTACAACAAGATCTCGCCGCCGTGTCGCATCGTCGTCGAGAAGGGCGAAGAGAAGCTGGTCGCCTAA
- a CDS encoding ATP-grasp domain-containing protein, whose amino-acid sequence MIDLAVANKKETFRRMRDPLGERGIRVHHVPVRERVVPLGEDAPWSAGDYDVGFVYPGRLMEGGVADALLEIPWLNDHETVLTSRNKAEVIARLERADLPVPKSVYVSNDVGEGELVDVFDRFEPPVVVKPNSTTRGVGVAKAHDLDSFLGICDYLSLVHDYRATGDQSFLVQEYLPEATDYRVMVLEGEYAGAVERRLPDDAVREGQWKHNVHRGAEATGVDLPPEWRELAESVAAELEIPFLGVDLLEANDRLVVNETNARPTIDEATKYEFGFYDRLADAIRSRAGGSEKNRS is encoded by the coding sequence ATGATCGATCTCGCGGTCGCGAACAAAAAGGAAACGTTCCGGCGGATGCGCGACCCGCTCGGGGAGCGCGGTATTCGGGTACACCACGTGCCCGTGCGCGAGCGAGTAGTCCCGCTGGGCGAGGACGCGCCGTGGTCGGCGGGCGACTACGACGTGGGTTTCGTCTATCCCGGCCGGCTGATGGAGGGCGGGGTCGCCGACGCGCTGCTCGAGATTCCGTGGCTCAACGACCACGAGACGGTGCTCACATCGCGGAACAAAGCGGAAGTGATCGCCCGCCTCGAGCGAGCCGACCTGCCGGTTCCGAAGTCGGTGTACGTCTCTAACGACGTCGGGGAGGGCGAGCTGGTCGACGTCTTCGACCGATTCGAACCGCCGGTCGTCGTGAAACCGAACTCGACGACCCGGGGGGTCGGCGTCGCGAAGGCCCACGACCTGGACTCGTTTCTGGGCATCTGTGACTACCTCTCGCTGGTCCACGACTACCGGGCGACCGGTGACCAGTCGTTTCTCGTCCAGGAGTACCTTCCGGAGGCGACCGATTATCGCGTAATGGTCCTCGAGGGCGAGTACGCGGGCGCGGTCGAGCGCCGGCTCCCGGACGACGCGGTCCGCGAGGGGCAGTGGAAACACAACGTCCACCGGGGGGCCGAGGCGACGGGCGTCGATCTGCCGCCGGAGTGGCGCGAACTGGCCGAATCGGTCGCCGCCGAACTCGAGATCCCGTTTCTCGGCGTCGACCTGCTCGAGGCGAACGATCGGCTGGTGGTCAACGAAACGAACGCCCGGCCCACGATCGACGAGGCGACGAAGTACGAGTTCGGGTTCTACGATCGGCTGGCCGATGCGATCCGCTCGAGAGCGGGCGGTAGCGAGAAAAACCGCTCGTGA
- a CDS encoding Hsp20/alpha crystallin family protein, translating into MRRDDRDEPFDDLFREIERMMNEMMNGADVDFDSSGAVDSGFGMDTHVDIHETDDQIRVVADLPGVEKDNIDLECDGKTLTISAQSDHRQYDERVSLPHRVNEHTASATYNNGVLEVVFEPAEQSSGISLE; encoded by the coding sequence ATGCGACGAGACGACCGCGACGAACCCTTCGACGACCTCTTTCGCGAGATCGAACGGATGATGAACGAGATGATGAACGGTGCCGACGTCGATTTCGACTCCTCGGGCGCCGTCGACAGCGGCTTCGGCATGGACACCCACGTTGATATTCACGAAACCGACGACCAGATTCGCGTCGTCGCCGACCTCCCGGGCGTCGAGAAGGACAACATCGACCTCGAGTGTGACGGCAAGACGCTCACGATCTCCGCACAGAGCGACCACCGCCAGTACGACGAGCGCGTCTCGCTCCCACATCGTGTGAACGAACATACGGCATCGGCGACCTACAACAACGGCGTCCTCGAGGTCGTCTTCGAACCCGCAGAGCAGTCCTCGGGTATCAGCCTCGAGTAA
- a CDS encoding type II glyceraldehyde-3-phosphate dehydrogenase, with translation MLRVGINGYGTIGKRVADAIRAQPDMEVAGVAKVSPNYVAVGATEAGYPLYAVDEDRADGFHEAGLELAGTVDELVAESDIVVDATPSGIGAENRPLYERHDTPALFQGGEDATIAEVSFNARANYDEATDADYVRVVSCNTTGLSRFVAPIHEDYGIEKVRTTLIRRGGDPNQTGRGPINDAVPDPVSIPSHHGPDVQTVFPELDIDTIGLKVPTTMMHVHAVNITLEERPGSVEEVRNRLREEDRLLLIPEYAGIDGAGTLKDLALDAGRPRGDIWENCIWEESITVEGRDLYCMQAIHQEADVVPENVDALRSVTGLLDGPESRALTNETLGIGLQRLGTAEERAVDRQTAD, from the coding sequence ATGCTCCGGGTCGGAATCAACGGCTACGGCACCATCGGAAAACGCGTCGCAGACGCCATTCGAGCGCAACCTGACATGGAGGTTGCCGGCGTCGCCAAGGTCAGCCCCAACTACGTCGCCGTCGGGGCGACCGAGGCCGGCTACCCGCTCTACGCGGTCGACGAGGATCGCGCCGATGGGTTCCACGAGGCCGGCCTCGAACTCGCCGGCACCGTCGACGAACTCGTCGCCGAGAGCGACATCGTCGTCGACGCAACGCCCTCCGGTATCGGTGCCGAGAACCGCCCTCTGTACGAACGCCACGACACCCCCGCACTCTTCCAGGGTGGCGAGGACGCCACCATCGCCGAGGTCAGTTTCAACGCCCGTGCGAACTACGACGAGGCGACCGACGCCGACTACGTCCGCGTCGTCTCCTGTAACACGACGGGGCTCTCCCGGTTCGTCGCCCCGATCCACGAGGACTACGGGATCGAGAAGGTTCGAACGACGCTGATCCGCCGCGGCGGCGATCCGAACCAGACCGGACGCGGTCCGATCAACGACGCGGTTCCGGACCCCGTCTCCATTCCCTCTCACCACGGTCCCGACGTCCAGACGGTCTTCCCCGAACTCGACATCGACACCATCGGGCTCAAGGTACCGACGACGATGATGCACGTTCACGCGGTGAACATCACGCTCGAGGAGAGACCCGGCAGCGTCGAGGAGGTCCGCAACCGGCTCCGCGAGGAGGACCGCCTCCTGTTGATCCCCGAGTACGCCGGCATCGACGGCGCCGGCACCCTCAAGGACCTCGCGCTCGACGCCGGGCGGCCGCGCGGCGACATCTGGGAGAACTGCATCTGGGAGGAGTCGATCACCGTCGAGGGTCGAGACCTCTACTGTATGCAAGCGATCCACCAGGAAGCGGACGTCGTCCCTGAGAACGTCGACGCGCTCCGGTCGGTTACGGGACTCCTCGACGGGCCGGAAAGTCGCGCGCTCACGAACGAAACGCTCGGAATCGGTCTGCAGCGACTGGGTACCGCCGAGGAACGGGCCGTGGATCGACAGACCGCAGACTGA
- the gap gene encoding type I glyceraldehyde-3-phosphate dehydrogenase produces the protein MSEHSYTDGDFEGPLRIGLNGFGRIGRNVLRASLSDDNVEIVAINDVMDNDDMRYLLQYDSVHGRLDDVSLEGDTLTVEGREIRLCSERDPTELPWDELDVDVAFEATGIFRTHDEAAQHLEAGADKVLISAPPKGEKEVQTIVYGVNHEDYDGADVVSNASCTTNSVAPVVKVLDDEFGIESGLLTTVHAYTGTQNLVDGPLDKRRRGRAAAENIIPTSTGAAIATTEVLPQLEGKLDGMAMRVPVPNGSITDLTVDLEADVTEEEIADAIRNAADNELAGVLGYTDEEIVSRDIVGMPFSSYVDLESTMALEGGLVKVLTWYDNEYGFSNRMLDLAAYVAAESEDLEADETVAH, from the coding sequence ATGAGTGAACATTCGTACACGGACGGAGATTTCGAAGGACCGCTACGTATCGGACTCAACGGGTTCGGGCGAATCGGTCGAAACGTCCTCCGAGCGTCGCTTTCCGACGATAACGTCGAGATCGTCGCGATCAACGACGTCATGGACAACGACGACATGCGGTACCTCCTCCAGTACGACTCGGTGCACGGTCGTCTCGACGACGTTTCGCTCGAGGGCGACACCCTCACCGTCGAGGGCCGGGAGATCCGACTCTGCTCGGAGCGCGACCCGACCGAGCTTCCGTGGGACGAACTGGACGTCGACGTCGCGTTCGAGGCGACCGGCATCTTCCGGACCCACGACGAAGCTGCCCAGCACCTCGAGGCCGGCGCCGACAAGGTGCTGATCTCGGCCCCGCCGAAGGGCGAGAAGGAGGTCCAGACGATCGTCTACGGCGTCAACCACGAGGACTACGACGGCGCGGACGTCGTCTCGAACGCCTCCTGTACGACGAACTCCGTCGCACCGGTCGTAAAGGTGCTCGACGACGAGTTCGGCATCGAGTCCGGCCTGCTCACGACGGTCCACGCCTACACCGGCACGCAGAACCTTGTCGACGGCCCGCTCGACAAGCGCCGCCGCGGACGTGCCGCCGCCGAGAACATCATCCCGACCTCGACCGGCGCCGCGATCGCCACCACCGAAGTGCTTCCCCAGCTCGAGGGGAAACTCGACGGGATGGCGATGCGCGTTCCCGTTCCGAACGGCTCGATCACCGACCTCACGGTCGACCTCGAAGCCGACGTCACCGAGGAGGAGATCGCCGACGCCATCCGGAACGCAGCTGACAACGAACTCGCCGGCGTACTCGGCTACACCGACGAGGAGATCGTCTCCCGGGACATCGTGGGGATGCCGTTCTCCTCGTACGTCGACCTCGAGTCGACGATGGCGCTCGAGGGCGGTCTCGTGAAGGTCCTGACCTGGTACGACAACGAGTACGGCTTCTCGAACCGGATGCTCGACCTCGCGGCGTACGTCGCCGCCGAGTCCGAGGATCTCGAAGCCGACGAGACGGTCGCTCACTGA
- a CDS encoding phosphoglycerate kinase: MFKTIDDLESGQRLLVRVDINAPVEDGVVQDNRRFARHTKTLRELLADDHAVALLAHQGRPGRDTFVSLEGHADILADHLEQDVEFVADTYGDDALAAIDDLEEGELLVLENARMCDDELPEEDPEVKADTEFVRTLAPAFDAYVNDAYSAAHRSHASLVGFPLVMDAYAGRVMETEYTANSAIQEREFDGPVTMALGGTKAEDLIPVIEQVDDTVDRFCLGGIVGELFLRADGHDVGYDVDGTDFFDHQWDDHRGTIERILEEYGDRLHLASDLAYEDDDGERAEAEVDGLEKDTSYLDVGSATAEEYADLVRESEAVFVKGALGVFEDERFADGTVSVLEAISETDCFSVVGGGDTSRAIEMYGLDEDSFGHVSIAGGAYVRALTGEPLVAVEVLEGAN; encoded by the coding sequence ATGTTCAAGACGATCGACGACCTCGAGTCCGGACAGCGACTGCTGGTACGCGTCGACATCAACGCACCCGTCGAAGACGGCGTCGTCCAGGACAATCGACGGTTCGCTCGTCACACGAAGACGCTGCGCGAACTGCTCGCGGACGACCACGCGGTCGCGCTGCTCGCCCACCAGGGCCGGCCCGGCCGGGACACCTTCGTCTCGCTCGAGGGCCACGCCGATATTCTCGCCGACCACCTCGAACAGGACGTCGAGTTCGTCGCGGACACGTACGGCGACGACGCCCTCGCGGCGATCGACGACCTCGAGGAAGGCGAGTTGCTCGTCCTCGAGAACGCCCGGATGTGCGACGACGAACTCCCCGAAGAGGACCCGGAGGTCAAAGCTGACACCGAGTTCGTCCGGACGCTCGCGCCGGCGTTCGACGCCTACGTCAACGACGCCTACTCGGCGGCCCACCGCTCGCACGCCTCGCTGGTCGGCTTCCCGCTCGTGATGGACGCCTACGCCGGCCGCGTGATGGAGACCGAGTACACCGCGAACTCGGCGATCCAGGAACGGGAGTTCGACGGTCCCGTTACGATGGCGCTGGGCGGCACCAAGGCGGAAGATCTGATCCCGGTCATCGAGCAGGTCGACGACACCGTCGACCGATTCTGTCTCGGCGGGATCGTCGGCGAACTCTTCTTGCGGGCCGACGGCCACGACGTCGGCTACGACGTCGACGGAACCGACTTCTTCGACCACCAGTGGGATGACCACCGGGGGACGATCGAGCGCATCCTCGAGGAGTACGGCGACCGACTTCACCTCGCGAGCGACCTCGCCTACGAGGACGACGACGGCGAGCGCGCCGAGGCCGAGGTCGACGGCCTCGAGAAGGACACCTCCTACCTCGACGTCGGCTCCGCCACGGCCGAGGAGTACGCCGACCTCGTCCGCGAGTCGGAGGCCGTCTTCGTGAAGGGTGCCCTCGGCGTCTTCGAGGACGAGCGCTTCGCCGACGGTACCGTCTCCGTGCTCGAGGCGATTTCCGAGACCGACTGCTTCTCGGTCGTCGGCGGCGGCGACACCTCGCGCGCGATCGAGATGTACGGGCTCGACGAGGACAGCTTCGGTCACGTCTCGATCGCCGGCGGCGCCTACGTCCGCGCGTTGACGGGTGAACCGCTGGTCGCGGTCGAGGTGCTCGAGGGCGCGAACTGA
- a CDS encoding aminopeptidase: MSDLRTAAETAVRQCLALESDESCAVVTDDKREPIGEAIYDVASEITDDAVVVRYPPGETHGGEPPAPVAAAMAGADVVLAPTTKSLSHTRARTDANEAGARVATLPGITEDVFTTGLDADYESIADHSATLREQVDGADEVRVTAPAGTDIAFGIGDREFLSDTGIVHEPGIMSNLPAGEVFVSPETAEGTFVVDGTMMPHGLLEEGETLAFEVEDGLVTEISDDEIRETVENAADEVGDAAYNLAELGIGTNVAVTELVGSVLLDEKAGGTVHIAIGDDAGIGGDVEAPIHLDGIIREPTVYADGEAIDLPGQ; this comes from the coding sequence ATGTCCGACCTCCGAACCGCGGCCGAGACCGCCGTTCGACAGTGTCTCGCCCTCGAGTCCGACGAATCCTGTGCCGTCGTCACGGACGATAAACGGGAACCGATCGGCGAAGCTATCTACGACGTTGCGAGCGAAATCACCGACGACGCCGTCGTCGTCCGCTATCCGCCGGGTGAGACCCACGGCGGCGAACCGCCGGCGCCGGTCGCGGCGGCGATGGCCGGCGCCGACGTCGTTCTCGCGCCGACGACGAAGAGCCTGAGTCACACTCGCGCACGCACGGACGCGAACGAGGCGGGCGCCCGCGTTGCCACCCTGCCGGGGATCACCGAGGACGTGTTCACGACGGGACTGGACGCCGACTACGAGTCCATCGCCGACCACTCCGCGACGCTCCGCGAGCAGGTCGACGGCGCCGACGAAGTTCGCGTCACGGCGCCCGCCGGCACCGACATCGCGTTCGGAATCGGCGACCGGGAATTCCTCTCGGACACGGGTATCGTTCACGAGCCAGGGATCATGTCGAACCTCCCCGCGGGCGAGGTGTTCGTCAGCCCGGAGACCGCCGAGGGAACCTTCGTCGTCGACGGGACGATGATGCCCCACGGACTGCTCGAGGAGGGAGAGACGCTGGCCTTCGAGGTCGAAGACGGTCTCGTCACCGAGATTTCGGACGACGAGATCCGCGAAACGGTCGAGAACGCCGCGGACGAGGTCGGCGACGCGGCCTACAACCTCGCGGAACTGGGGATCGGAACCAACGTCGCGGTCACCGAACTCGTCGGCTCGGTGCTGCTCGACGAGAAGGCCGGCGGTACGGTCCACATCGCGATCGGTGACGACGCGGGGATCGGTGGCGACGTCGAGGCGCCGATCCACCTCGATGGGATCATTCGAGAGCCGACCGTGTACGCGGACGGCGAGGCGATCGACCTCCCGGGACAGTAA
- a CDS encoding HVO_0476 family zinc finger protein, translated as MNDVPDRIPAPCPSCSPDLETVHEVLTEGGGDLTVRCSECSHVHKVQPERQREVTLDVVVSQGGESFTANVTVPEDQTVETGDEFILETDEVLSTVRVTSVELDGQKRPEKGVADEIETVWTREVDNVAVNVTIHPQDGSREDSRSTAVHVPGDYEFEVGETETFGDDEFEIDAFVVREDASGYDRDRYEMEGDRAVAKDLKRVYAYDQQTSAWSAW; from the coding sequence ATGAACGACGTTCCAGATCGGATCCCGGCGCCGTGTCCGTCGTGCTCGCCGGACCTCGAGACGGTCCACGAAGTACTGACGGAAGGCGGCGGCGATCTCACCGTTCGCTGTAGCGAGTGTAGCCACGTCCACAAGGTCCAGCCCGAGCGCCAGCGCGAGGTCACCCTCGACGTCGTCGTCTCCCAGGGCGGCGAGTCCTTCACGGCCAACGTCACGGTCCCCGAGGACCAGACGGTCGAGACCGGCGACGAGTTCATCCTCGAGACCGACGAAGTGCTGTCGACGGTTCGCGTGACGAGCGTCGAACTCGACGGACAGAAACGCCCCGAGAAGGGGGTCGCCGACGAGATCGAGACGGTCTGGACCCGCGAGGTCGACAACGTCGCGGTCAACGTCACGATCCACCCGCAGGACGGCTCGAGGGAGGACAGTCGGAGCACGGCCGTCCACGTGCCGGGCGACTACGAGTTCGAGGTCGGCGAGACCGAGACGTTCGGCGACGACGAGTTCGAGATCGACGCCTTCGTCGTCCGAGAGGACGCCTCGGGGTACGACCGAGACCGGTACGAGATGGAGGGCGACAGGGCGGTCGCGAAGGACCTCAAACGGGTCTACGCCTACGACCAGCAGACCAGCGCCTGGTCGGCCTGGTGA
- a CDS encoding protein-L-isoaspartate(D-aspartate) O-methyltransferase, whose protein sequence is MFDRFGSDGSDDAEDYETARERMVRTVASRVDDDRVLGALEAVPRHAFVPPDRRDSAYEDRPLPIGDGQTISAPHMVAIMADRLELEPGEDVLEIGTGCGYHAAVTAEIVGPEHVFSVEYGEDLAEKARDRLAETGYGDVSVRVGDGRDGWDEHAPYDAAYFTCATAELPEAVVEQVRPGGRLLAPVGSGFQTLVLAEKRPDGGLERSTHGGVRFVQMRGQ, encoded by the coding sequence ATGTTCGATCGATTCGGCTCCGACGGCTCCGACGACGCTGAGGACTACGAGACCGCACGCGAGCGGATGGTCCGGACCGTCGCCTCGCGGGTCGACGACGACCGCGTCCTCGGGGCGCTCGAGGCGGTCCCGCGCCACGCGTTCGTCCCGCCGGATCGCCGGGACAGCGCCTACGAGGATCGGCCGCTACCGATCGGCGACGGACAGACGATCAGCGCCCCGCACATGGTCGCGATCATGGCCGATCGCCTCGAACTCGAGCCGGGCGAGGACGTCCTCGAGATCGGGACCGGTTGTGGCTACCACGCGGCCGTCACCGCCGAGATCGTCGGCCCGGAGCACGTCTTCAGCGTCGAGTACGGCGAGGATCTCGCCGAAAAGGCGCGCGATCGTCTCGCGGAGACGGGCTACGGCGACGTCTCGGTTCGCGTCGGAGACGGTCGCGATGGGTGGGACGAACACGCGCCGTACGACGCCGCGTACTTCACGTGTGCGACCGCGGAACTCCCCGAAGCCGTCGTCGAGCAGGTCCGTCCAGGGGGCCGACTGCTCGCACCGGTCGGCAGCGGCTTCCAGACGCTCGTGCTGGCCGAGAAACGCCCGGATGGGGGCCTCGAGCGGAGCACGCACGGCGGCGTTCGATTCGTCCAGATGCGCGGCCAGTAA